The genomic stretch TACCACTGGAGTAGTTTCCACAAAGATTCCCTGCAGCACTATACAATGTGGCATTAATGGCAAGAGGGGTGCCATTCACAGCCGAAATTACAACAATATTGCTCCCATTTATTCTTGCTTCCGCAGGTGCAGAAACAATCTCTACACTCAAATTTCCATCATTTCGCAGTGTCGCTCGCAGCCCCATTGGTGTTGTCTGGCTCGTGGTTGGGAGAGACATGGAACCCGCAAGAAAGAAATAAAGGGTGGCACTCAGAACCACGGTAATAATAACCAATAGAACCGTGGCAATAACAGGCGAAACCCCCTTCCTTAATTTCAAAAACTTAGACATAAAAAATTGAAGGAAAAAAGTTTTTTGTCTCTACGATACTATGGTAGATGTACTCGTGCTGAAGCCAGTGCCCGAAATCTGGACTTTGTCACCAACACTCAGATAGTTTGCGCCTGAGAGCACAACTCTGATTGTAAACCCTGGTGCCCAGTTTCTACCAGTTGGTGATGTGATAGCTGCACCTGCTGCTGCGCTTCCCACCGATGTTCCTCCCGCATCATATACAGTGACTGCACCTGACACGAGGAGACCACTTGAGGCATTCACTATAACCACATTTGTGCCGTTGAGCGGTGCATTTGCTGGTGCACTATTCACCGTTATCGTTACTGTTTGTCCGTTTACATATTTCGCATAGAGTCCCAGGGGTGCACTCACTGTTCCGGGTCCTGACATCATGCCCATCACCATCACATAGAGCACGGCCGCTAGCACCACTGTAATTGCAACCATGAGGATAGTTGCAATCACAGGAGAAACTCCTTTCTTGTTTTTCCATACTTTCATGTTTTCGTCCTCCCGTAGGCATCTGCCTACAGTAAGAGGCAATGGAGTTTCGGTTTATAAACTTAACCTATGTTCATTCGCAAAATGACGATTTTAAATTCGGCGTTTGTGCAATTCACTTAGAACAACAGCCAGCACTGCACCTGCACTCAATTTTGTGCTGTCAATGTAGATATCGTAAAACTCTTGCTTTGTGTAATCATAGCCATAAATTTCTGCATACCGTTTTGCCTCGCTCTTCTCTCTGACCAACATCTCCTCCATCACTTTCACAACATCCTGTCCTTCCCTACCTGCAATTCTCCTCGCTCTCTCCTCCGCACTCGCTGTGACATAAATTCTGATCGCTTGGATTCCATTGACCTTGGCAAGCACACCAGCAAGCCGTGCATCAAACACAGTATCCTTTGCTCGCTGCATCTCCTCTACGAGCAGCGCATCCAGTGCTCTGTCTATCTCCCAGTTCTTCTCTGCTAATCTTCCGAACTCTTCCAAAGTAAGCCCTCTCTCTGCAGCCTCCCTCCTGAAAATTTCGCCAGCATAAAAATATCTGTAACCGAGTTTCTCGGCCAATGCCTTTGCAAGCGTGCTTTTTCCACTACCAGGTGGGCCACTCACTGTAATTATCATGCTCCTGCCTTTGCCAGAAACTTTTTAAACCGATAATGCTTGATTATTCGCCCGAATACGGTGCTGAACGGAATTGCAAGCAGGGAATAAAGCAAAATCCAATGAGGCAAGACAGTTGCATCAAGCAACGACACATTGTAGGCCCAGGGTACAGAAATGTATTTGTCCACAACCTCCTCATAAACAAAAAACGAAACCCAGGCAAAGGTCACAATTATGAAAAACATTGTAAATGCCATCATTTTCAACTGTCCCTTCATGTTCTCATAGTTCATCTCCATGATTTTCGGCTGGATTTCCTGGAGCTTCTTCATCTTTGATGTATTGTTTGAGCGAAATGCCTCTCTGAATGCCTTATTGTATGCCTCCATGTACTTCTGGAACCTCGCCATTTTTACCCAGTCCATGTATTTCTCACGGATAAGGGTGGTAAAAAGGGTAAGTAGAACGCCAACAAAAAACAAGCTAAGCACAGGATATTTTCCACCAAACCCCACAATTGGATAAAGCACAAGTCCGACAAGCATTCCAAAACCATTTCGCATTTCTGGATCTATAAAAATCATTATAGTAAGCATCACCATGAAAATAAGAAAAAACTGAGAAAAATTGAAGAGAGGTTTCTGTTCCGCCATTACTACTCACCGAAGAACCCTCTGAGCAACGGATGCATTTCCATCAACTGCTCTCTTGCCATTGCCTCGTAGAGGTTTATCATTATACCCACTGTCAGCAGCACACCAGTTCCAGATGCATTACCCACAGTCCCTATCATATCCGCAGTCGCAGCTAAAGCACCTACCGCTGCACCGCTGAAGACAGTCACATATGGAATGTAACGGTCAAGCACTCTCTCGAGTATTCGTGGGTCTCTTCTGAAGCCTGGGATTTGCATCCCCTGCCTTTCTATCTGCTCAGCAACTGCCTTGGAATTCATGTTCGTTGTTTCAATCCAGAATTTAGCGAAGAAGATTGAGCCAATCACCATTGCACTGAAGAATACCACCACATGGGCAAGCACCTGCCAATATGTATGACCTCTCATGTACGCCTCGTACCTCTGCGGATTAAATAGAGGCAAGAGCCACTCATGGAGTCCGTTAACCGTAGATAAGTAGTATGCCCCTCCTGAAATTGCGGTTGATTGTGAGATACCGAGTTGTTCCGCCTGCTCTGGCGTCGGATAGGCGCCAATCCACCACTGATGCCCAATGTAGGGAATTTGGCTGAGTGTTGGATGACTCCAGAGGAGCATTGAGAACATAGCGATGTTGGCAAGTAACGCAGACATCAGAATAACTGGTATGTTTGAAGCATACATCAACCTGATTGGATATCTTCCCCTTGCACCTCTTGCTCTTCCGTGCGCTAGCGGTAATTCTAACCTTGTGGATTCCACATATGCGACAATGAAAAAGATTATTATCGTGCCTATTAATGCAATCACTGGGTTTGGATGCGCTAGAAAGATTTGTTCGAAACCACCATTTGCCAGTTCCCCTGCACTCATGTTTTGAAGCATGTAAATTGTCTTTGGAATTGTCCCAGCTGGTGGATTTGAGAGAGAGAGAGATTGGGTAGTGTTCACAGGTAACCAGTTTAATGAACCTGTAAATATTGCCTGTGCTACACCTGCAGCGATGAATAAACTAATTCCGCTGCCTATGCCCCACTTTGAGACAACTTCGTCCATCAAAAACACAAGATAACTACCTATCACAAGTTGAATCACTATGATTGCCTGCGCGAGTGTCTGTCCGTTACCTGCCGACCATCCGTTTAGCGCTTCCACAAGACCATGAGAAGGTGTCAAATACCCGTAAACTTGGGGTATTGCCTCTACAAAAATCATTGCAATGACGATGAGCTTTTGTGTAGATTGATAGACAGCCTTATCCTCACTTTTAGAAAGGTCAAGGGAGATTATCTTTGCACCCGTGAAGAGCTGCATAATAATTGAGCCGGTGACTATAGGGCCTATGCCAAGATGCATCAGAGACCCCTGGGCACCTGCCATAATTACACGCCAGGAGGCAAAAAGGTCAATGGTTTTTTTCTGGTCCAGCCCAAATAGCATCACATTTGTCATCACAAAATAAAGAATTAGAATTATCGCTACCCACATCATCTTTTTCTTGAAAACCACATGTCCCTCTGGTTTTTTCACAGCGGGTAGCCGGTCTGTAATTACCTTCAATCCGTAAAGCTTGCTTTTCTCACCTGCATACGACCATCCTAGAAACACAAACGTCCAGAGAAAACCCATAAGGATGCCGAAAAAGACCAAAGCAAGTGTTTCTGGGTGCAATGCATAGTAATAAATTACCATCGAAAGCACGAAGAACAACACACAAGGCACAGCGACATTGTAATTTCTCGGGACTTTCTCCTCTTCTGCCATTCCTTACACCTCTACTGCTGCACCTCGCCACCTACGGCCTGCAATTTCTCAAGTGCTTGCTTGGAGCAGGAGTCCACAATAACTCGCAATTTCTTTGTGATTCTGCCTTTCCCGAGCAGTTTGTTAATGCCGAGTGCTCTCAGGTCTGCAATGTACATCCCATTCTCTTCCTTGATTTTACCTTCTGCGACCCATCCATCAAAGTTTTCTTCGATTTCTTGAAGGTTGATTGTCCTGAGCTCTTCCTTTGTCTCTGGTGGTCGCTTGAACCCATGTCTTCCAAAATGGAATGGGCGATATTTGTTCATAGCCATGAATTTGTGCTTATGTAGACCGGCATTTCCTTTGCCTCCTCTAATCCCAGCACCTCTTCCTGATTTGTAGCCCCTGCCATGGGTCCTATGACCTCTGAATTTGTAGGTTCGGCTTGGCATATCTATTCCTCCTTCTTTCCTTTCTTCTTGACATCCACAGCGAGCATCTTCTCAATTAACTTCTCAATTTCCTTGCCTCTGTATCCAAGGGCGCCGCCATCTCTTACAATCCTCTTAACTGACCTATATCCGCCTACTGGTGGATTCAGGCGAAACAATGGTTTTACGGCTCTAAGTTGTTCATATACAAACTCGCCGTTAATCACTGCCTGAGCGAGTGCATAGATTGACTGATACTTTGTGTTAGCTCTCACATACTCATCAGTTATTTTCCTGTTGCCCTCAATTCTGCCCTTGATTAAAATCATTTTTGCGAGGGTTTCTGGCCCGATTTCACCCCAAGTGACATAATCCTTCACTTTCTGGAGCATTCCAAGGTATGCAGGTGTGTTAGGAACAATAACGCAATGATTTGCCCTTGTGAGATGGAGCATTCTGAGTGTGTCCTTTATGTCTCTGTTGGTTTTGCAAACGCCCTTTACCCTTATCACGGCGTACAGCATTATTCTCGCCTCCTTGTCTTACTTTTCTCTTCTTTCTGGGCTTTCTCTTCGAGTTCTTCCT from Thermoplasmata archaeon encodes the following:
- a CDS encoding type IV pilin N-terminal domain-containing protein; translated protein: MKVWKNKKGVSPVIATILMVAITVVLAAVLYVMVMGMMSGPGTVSAPLGLYAKYVNGQTVTITVNSAPANAPLNGTNVVIVNASSGLLVSGAVTVYDAGGTSVGSAAAGAAITSPTGRNWAPGFTIRVVLSGANYLSVGDKVQISGTGFSTSTSTIVS
- a CDS encoding AAA family ATPase translates to MIITVSGPPGSGKSTLAKALAEKLGYRYFYAGEIFRREAAERGLTLEEFGRLAEKNWEIDRALDALLVEEMQRAKDTVFDARLAGVLAKVNGIQAIRIYVTASAEERARRIAGREGQDVVKVMEEMLVREKSEAKRYAEIYGYDYTKQEFYDIYIDSTKLSAGAVLAVVLSELHKRRI
- a CDS encoding 50S ribosomal protein L30, which codes for MYAVIRVKGVCKTNRDIKDTLRMLHLTRANHCVIVPNTPAYLGMLQKVKDYVTWGEIGPETLAKMILIKGRIEGNRKITDEYVRANTKYQSIYALAQAVINGEFVYEQLRAVKPLFRLNPPVGGYRSVKRIVRDGGALGYRGKEIEKLIEKMLAVDVKKKGKKEE
- a CDS encoding uL15 family ribosomal protein gives rise to the protein MPSRTYKFRGHRTHGRGYKSGRGAGIRGGKGNAGLHKHKFMAMNKYRPFHFGRHGFKRPPETKEELRTINLQEIEENFDGWVAEGKIKEENGMYIADLRALGINKLLGKGRITKKLRVIVDSCSKQALEKLQAVGGEVQQ
- the secY gene encoding preprotein translocase subunit SecY — encoded protein: MAEEEKVPRNYNVAVPCVLFFVLSMVIYYYALHPETLALVFFGILMGFLWTFVFLGWSYAGEKSKLYGLKVITDRLPAVKKPEGHVVFKKKMMWVAIILILYFVMTNVMLFGLDQKKTIDLFASWRVIMAGAQGSLMHLGIGPIVTGSIIMQLFTGAKIISLDLSKSEDKAVYQSTQKLIVIAMIFVEAIPQVYGYLTPSHGLVEALNGWSAGNGQTLAQAIIVIQLVIGSYLVFLMDEVVSKWGIGSGISLFIAAGVAQAIFTGSLNWLPVNTTQSLSLSNPPAGTIPKTIYMLQNMSAGELANGGFEQIFLAHPNPVIALIGTIIIFFIVAYVESTRLELPLAHGRARGARGRYPIRLMYASNIPVILMSALLANIAMFSMLLWSHPTLSQIPYIGHQWWIGAYPTPEQAEQLGISQSTAISGGAYYLSTVNGLHEWLLPLFNPQRYEAYMRGHTYWQVLAHVVVFFSAMVIGSIFFAKFWIETTNMNSKAVAEQIERQGMQIPGFRRDPRILERVLDRYIPYVTVFSGAAVGALAATADMIGTVGNASGTGVLLTVGIMINLYEAMAREQLMEMHPLLRGFFGE
- a CDS encoding EMC3/TMCO1 family protein, with translation MVMLTIMIFIDPEMRNGFGMLVGLVLYPIVGFGGKYPVLSLFFVGVLLTLFTTLIREKYMDWVKMARFQKYMEAYNKAFREAFRSNNTSKMKKLQEIQPKIMEMNYENMKGQLKMMAFTMFFIIVTFAWVSFFVYEEVVDKYISVPWAYNVSLLDATVLPHWILLYSLLAIPFSTVFGRIIKHYRFKKFLAKAGA